A genome region from Nocardiopsis exhalans includes the following:
- a CDS encoding amino acid permease yields the protein MVDQKTPAQVSAAAPTLGQRLSRRKPVEKLVAETESGSGLRRTMGFWQLSMIGIGATLGTGIFVVLGEAVPIAGPAVILAFVLAGVTALFSALAYAEMAGMIPASGSAYSYSYATMGEFMAWVCGWCLMLTYGVSVAAVGVGWGQYINELLQLTTGLSLPGAFLAGPLEGGVINVPAAIVVLLSMFALLAGVRESTRVNAVMVAIKVAVLVMFVAIAITAVQDGNFAPFMPMGMAGVSAAGATLFFSYIGFDSASTASEEAKNPQRDLPRAIMFSMIVVTAIYCLVAFSAVGALNWELFAEGQTSLAGILTVVTGTPIWAVIFAAGAVLALASVVLVVLYSQTRILFAMSRDGLIPKAFSKVDAKGTPRTNTIITSVFIALLAALIPLGPLADATAIGTLFAFALVNVAVLVLRKNRPDLKRAFRMPGAPVTPVLGVLACAYLMFSMSLSVWIAFGVWLAIGLVIYFGYSMRRSALETEPTVEVRS from the coding sequence GTGGTGGACCAGAAGACCCCCGCGCAGGTGAGCGCGGCAGCGCCCACGCTCGGGCAACGCCTGAGCCGGCGCAAGCCGGTCGAGAAGCTGGTGGCCGAGACCGAGAGCGGCAGCGGACTGCGCCGTACCATGGGTTTCTGGCAGCTGTCCATGATCGGTATCGGTGCCACCCTGGGCACCGGCATCTTCGTCGTCCTCGGTGAGGCCGTCCCGATCGCCGGGCCCGCCGTCATCCTGGCGTTCGTCCTTGCCGGTGTGACCGCGCTGTTCTCCGCGCTCGCCTACGCCGAGATGGCCGGGATGATCCCCGCCTCCGGCTCGGCCTACTCCTACAGTTACGCCACCATGGGCGAGTTCATGGCCTGGGTGTGCGGCTGGTGTCTGATGCTGACCTACGGCGTCTCCGTCGCCGCGGTCGGCGTCGGCTGGGGCCAGTACATCAACGAGCTCCTGCAGCTGACCACGGGCCTGTCGCTGCCCGGCGCGTTCCTGGCCGGACCCCTCGAGGGCGGCGTGATCAACGTGCCCGCCGCCATCGTGGTCCTGTTGTCGATGTTCGCCCTGCTCGCCGGGGTCCGTGAGAGCACCCGCGTCAACGCCGTCATGGTCGCCATCAAGGTCGCCGTGCTGGTGATGTTCGTGGCCATCGCGATCACCGCCGTCCAGGACGGCAACTTCGCCCCGTTCATGCCGATGGGCATGGCCGGTGTCTCCGCCGCCGGTGCCACCCTGTTCTTCTCCTACATCGGTTTCGACTCCGCCTCCACCGCCAGTGAGGAGGCCAAGAACCCGCAGCGCGACCTGCCGCGCGCCATCATGTTCTCGATGATCGTGGTCACCGCGATCTACTGCCTGGTGGCCTTCAGCGCGGTCGGCGCCCTCAACTGGGAGCTGTTCGCCGAGGGGCAGACCTCCCTGGCAGGCATCCTGACCGTCGTTACCGGCACCCCGATCTGGGCGGTCATCTTCGCGGCCGGCGCCGTCCTGGCCCTGGCCAGCGTCGTCCTGGTCGTGCTCTACAGCCAGACCCGCATCCTCTTCGCGATGTCGCGCGACGGCCTCATCCCCAAGGCCTTCTCCAAGGTCGACGCCAAGGGCACCCCGCGCACCAACACCATCATCACCTCGGTGTTCATCGCCCTGCTGGCCGCGCTCATCCCGCTCGGCCCGCTCGCCGACGCCACCGCGATCGGCACGCTCTTCGCCTTCGCCCTGGTCAACGTGGCCGTCCTGGTGCTGCGCAAGAACCGCCCCGACCTCAAGCGCGCCTTCCGGATGCCCGGCGCTCCGGTCACCCCGGTCCTCGGCGTCCTGGCCTGCGCCTACCTGATGTTCAGCATGTCGCTCAGCGTGTGGATCGCCTTCGGCGTCTGGCTCGCGATCGGCCTGGTCATCTACTTCGGCTACAGCATGCGCCGCTCCGCGCTGGAGACCGAGCCGACCGTCGAGGTCCGCTCCTAG
- a CDS encoding trypsin-like serine peptidase, whose amino-acid sequence MTSSTARKILAPLAAAAVALGGLALVDHLPAPASAVTQALHASAALPDSLAPETPVQQSRVAATRMDGVVHQTGAVTDEQNAAVLDYWTSDRMAAAQPISSLVDSALGLAEPLHRSPAEVEPQAARPDSDGERWNDGGRVSRTTGKVYLTMDGRDFTCSASVVDSANGSTLVTAGHCAKDGRGSWARNWTFVPGYADGSSPHGKFTARDLMVAPQWANRADDSYDFAMVVLNRDGGASVQDRVGAQKIAFDTWTEQRVRDGVQVYTFGYPAASPFNGRHLHYCSGRTVPDTGGTTANGVRCTMTQGSSGGPWFTGFDPATGQGTISSVVSFKYADDRNTQYGPRLGTEAKRLFDHANQL is encoded by the coding sequence ATGACCTCGTCCACCGCACGCAAGATCCTCGCGCCGCTGGCCGCCGCCGCGGTCGCCCTCGGGGGTCTGGCCCTCGTCGACCACCTGCCCGCCCCGGCCTCGGCCGTGACCCAGGCCCTGCACGCCTCCGCCGCCCTCCCGGACTCGCTCGCCCCCGAAACACCCGTCCAACAGAGTCGGGTCGCCGCCACCCGGATGGACGGGGTCGTCCACCAGACCGGGGCCGTGACCGACGAGCAGAACGCCGCCGTCCTCGACTACTGGACCAGCGACCGGATGGCCGCCGCGCAGCCCATCTCCAGCCTGGTCGACTCGGCTCTCGGGCTCGCCGAACCCCTGCACCGCTCCCCCGCCGAGGTCGAGCCGCAGGCCGCCCGACCCGACAGCGACGGGGAACGCTGGAACGACGGCGGCCGCGTCAGCCGGACCACCGGCAAGGTGTACCTGACCATGGACGGGCGCGACTTCACCTGTTCGGCGTCGGTCGTGGACTCCGCCAACGGCAGCACCCTGGTGACCGCCGGGCACTGCGCCAAGGACGGCCGCGGCTCCTGGGCCCGCAACTGGACCTTCGTCCCCGGTTACGCCGACGGCTCCAGCCCGCACGGCAAGTTCACCGCCCGTGACCTCATGGTCGCCCCGCAGTGGGCCAACCGGGCCGACGACAGCTACGACTTCGCGATGGTCGTACTGAACCGGGACGGCGGCGCCAGCGTGCAGGACCGGGTCGGCGCCCAGAAGATCGCCTTCGACACCTGGACCGAGCAGCGGGTCCGCGACGGGGTGCAGGTGTACACCTTCGGCTACCCGGCAGCCTCGCCCTTCAACGGCCGCCACCTGCACTACTGCTCCGGCCGCACGGTTCCCGACACCGGCGGCACCACCGCCAACGGCGTCCGCTGCACCATGACCCAGGGCTCCAGCGGCGGTCCCTGGTTCACCGGCTTCGACCCCGCTACCGGGCAGGGCACCATCTCCTCGGTGGTGAGCTTCAAGTACGCCGACGACCGCAACACGCAGTACGGGCCGCGTCTGGGAACCGAGGCCAAGCGCCTCTTCGACCACGCCAACCAGCTGTAG
- the dxr gene encoding 1-deoxy-D-xylulose-5-phosphate reductoisomerase: MILGSTGSIGTQAVDIVQRNPERFRVVGLAAGGGRADLLAKQAVDLGAERVAVADPARAAELTRLLGEQGAAPEVLVGAQGVAELAASPCDVVLNGITGALGLESTLATLRAGTTLALANKESLIIGGPLVRDLAAPGQIVPVDSEHYAIAQCFPYLPEGELTSPAQGLVHAGRADVRRLVVTASGGPFRGRRAEELADVTPAEALDHPTWSMGPVITVNSATLVNKGLEVIEANLLFDVPFDRIDVVVHPQSIVHSMVEYVDGTTLAKASPPSMMIPIAYGIGAPERVPDAAPGMDWTKAQSWTFEPLDEEAFPAVRLAAEVGAAGGTAPAVYNAANEEAVDAFLKGNLAFPAIMDTVSQVVSEHQRTERPGASTLTLDDVYAADTWARTRARELLTRG, encoded by the coding sequence GTGATCCTCGGCTCCACCGGCTCCATCGGAACCCAGGCCGTCGACATCGTCCAGCGCAACCCCGAGCGCTTCCGGGTGGTGGGCCTGGCCGCCGGGGGCGGCCGGGCGGACCTGCTGGCCAAGCAGGCCGTGGACCTGGGGGCCGAACGCGTCGCCGTGGCCGATCCGGCCCGCGCGGCCGAGCTCACCCGCCTCCTCGGCGAGCAGGGCGCCGCCCCCGAGGTGCTGGTCGGCGCCCAGGGCGTGGCTGAGCTGGCCGCTTCCCCCTGTGACGTCGTCCTCAACGGGATCACCGGGGCGCTGGGTCTGGAGTCCACCCTGGCCACGCTGCGCGCCGGGACCACTTTGGCCCTGGCCAACAAGGAATCCCTGATCATCGGCGGGCCACTCGTACGCGATCTGGCCGCCCCCGGCCAGATCGTCCCGGTCGACTCCGAGCACTACGCCATCGCCCAGTGCTTCCCGTACCTGCCCGAGGGTGAGCTCACCAGCCCCGCTCAGGGGCTCGTGCACGCCGGACGGGCAGATGTGCGCCGCCTGGTGGTCACCGCCAGCGGCGGCCCCTTCCGCGGCCGCCGGGCCGAGGAGCTGGCCGACGTCACCCCCGCCGAGGCGCTCGACCACCCCACCTGGAGCATGGGCCCGGTCATCACCGTCAACTCCGCGACCCTGGTCAACAAGGGTCTGGAGGTGATCGAGGCCAACCTGCTCTTCGACGTGCCCTTCGACCGCATCGACGTGGTCGTCCACCCGCAGTCGATCGTGCACTCCATGGTCGAGTACGTGGACGGCACCACCCTGGCCAAGGCCAGCCCGCCCAGCATGATGATCCCGATCGCCTACGGGATCGGCGCCCCCGAACGCGTCCCCGACGCCGCCCCGGGCATGGACTGGACCAAGGCGCAGAGCTGGACCTTCGAGCCCCTGGACGAGGAGGCCTTCCCCGCCGTGCGGCTGGCCGCGGAGGTCGGTGCCGCGGGCGGTACGGCCCCGGCCGTCTACAACGCGGCCAACGAGGAGGCGGTCGACGCCTTCCTGAAGGGAAACCTCGCGTTCCCGGCCATCATGGACACTGTCTCCCAGGTAGTCTCAGAACACCAGCGGACGGAGCGCCCGGGGGCCTCGACCCTGACCCTGGACGACGTGTACGCCGCTGACACCTGGGCCCGAACCCGCGCGCGCGAGCTGCTCACCCGCGGCTGA
- a CDS encoding M50 family metallopeptidase, which yields MVVLLTVVGIVLFVVGLLFSIAWHELGHMSTAKMFGIKCTEFMVGFGKTLWSVRRGETEYGIKAVPLGGFVRMVGMLPPAKRAEGGGAKKMSRWRAMAEDAREASYVELSPEDQDRQFYQRAPWKRLIVMFAGPGMNLILAVILLAVLFMGIGVHKETPQIGQLRECIVPAGVTATECTDEFDRTPSYEAGLEPGDLILSIDGERTEGANVNSQIRQSLGPTEFVIERDGDRFTTDIDIVENELPARDADGNIVYELDENGNHVYDEQGRRVAATEVVGFLGVIFVQERQALTVGESVSEVGTMLVNVGEAIIALPSRVPEVFGAAFLGEQRTEDSPVGIVGISRIGGEIMSQGLPVIDTVAIMLSILASVNLFLFAFNMLPILPLDGGHMVGAIWESIKKWTARIFRRPDPGPVDVALLTPVAYVIVACFLVFSVILLVADLINPVRLFG from the coding sequence ATGGTCGTCCTGCTGACCGTGGTCGGGATCGTCCTGTTCGTGGTGGGACTGCTGTTCTCGATCGCATGGCACGAGCTCGGCCATATGTCCACGGCCAAGATGTTCGGGATCAAGTGCACCGAGTTCATGGTGGGCTTCGGCAAGACGCTGTGGTCGGTGCGCAGGGGCGAGACCGAGTACGGCATCAAGGCCGTCCCGCTCGGCGGCTTCGTGCGGATGGTCGGCATGCTGCCGCCCGCCAAGCGCGCGGAGGGCGGCGGCGCCAAGAAGATGTCCCGCTGGCGGGCGATGGCCGAGGACGCCCGCGAGGCCTCCTACGTGGAGCTGTCACCCGAGGACCAGGACCGGCAGTTCTACCAGCGCGCCCCCTGGAAGCGCCTGATCGTCATGTTCGCCGGTCCGGGCATGAACCTCATCCTCGCGGTGATCCTGCTGGCCGTGCTCTTCATGGGGATCGGCGTGCACAAGGAGACCCCGCAGATCGGCCAGCTGCGCGAGTGCATCGTGCCCGCCGGGGTCACCGCCACCGAGTGCACCGACGAGTTCGACCGCACCCCCTCCTACGAGGCCGGGCTGGAGCCGGGTGACCTCATCCTCTCCATCGACGGCGAGCGCACCGAGGGCGCCAACGTCAACAGTCAGATCCGCCAGTCCCTCGGCCCCACCGAGTTCGTGATCGAACGTGACGGCGATCGCTTCACCACCGACATCGACATCGTCGAGAACGAGCTGCCCGCCCGGGACGCGGACGGCAACATCGTCTACGAGCTCGACGAGAACGGAAACCACGTCTACGACGAGCAGGGCCGCCGGGTCGCCGCCACCGAGGTCGTGGGCTTCCTGGGGGTCATCTTCGTCCAGGAGCGCCAGGCCCTGACCGTGGGGGAGTCGGTCTCCGAGGTCGGCACCATGCTGGTCAACGTCGGCGAGGCGATCATCGCCCTGCCCAGCCGGGTTCCCGAGGTGTTCGGCGCCGCTTTCCTGGGCGAGCAGCGCACCGAGGACTCCCCCGTGGGCATCGTCGGTATCTCCCGCATCGGCGGTGAGATCATGTCGCAGGGCCTGCCGGTGATCGACACCGTCGCGATCATGCTCAGCATCCTGGCCAGCGTCAACCTCTTCCTCTTCGCCTTCAACATGCTGCCGATCCTGCCGCTGGACGGCGGGCACATGGTCGGGGCGATCTGGGAGTCCATCAAGAAGTGGACCGCCAGGATCTTCCGACGACCGGACCCGGGGCCGGTGGACGTGGCGCTGCTGACCCCGGTGGCATACGTGATCGTGGCCTGTTTCCTGGTGTTCAGCGTCATCCTGCTCGTGGCCGACCTCATCAATCCGGTCCGATTGTTCGGTTGA
- the ispG gene encoding flavodoxin-dependent (E)-4-hydroxy-3-methylbut-2-enyl-diphosphate synthase, with protein MTIDLGIPATPPRPLATRRKTRQIMVGNVPVGGDAPVSVQSMTTTRTSDINATLQQIAELTASGCQIVRVAVPTNDDADALPIIAKKSQIPVIADIHFQPKYVFQAIDAGCAAVRVNPGNIKKFDDKVAEIAKAAGDAGTPIRIGVNAGSLDKRLLAKYGKATPEALVESALWECSLFEEHGFHDIKISVKHNDPVVMVNAYRQLSQACDYPLHLGVTEAGPAFQGTIKSAVAFGALLSEGIGDTIRVSLSAPPAEEVKVGAQILESLGLRERGLEIVSCPSCGRAQVDVYTLAEEVTAGLEGLEVPLRVAVMGCVVNGPGEAREADLGVASGNGKGQIFVKGEVIKTVPESKIVETLIEEAMRIAEEMGEAGIEGEPSVSVAS; from the coding sequence GTGACCATCGATCTCGGTATCCCCGCCACCCCGCCGCGCCCGCTGGCGACCCGGCGCAAGACCCGGCAGATCATGGTCGGGAACGTCCCCGTCGGCGGGGACGCCCCGGTTTCCGTGCAGTCGATGACGACCACCCGCACCTCCGACATCAACGCGACCCTGCAGCAGATCGCCGAGCTGACCGCCTCCGGCTGTCAGATCGTCCGGGTGGCCGTGCCCACCAACGACGATGCCGACGCGCTGCCGATCATCGCCAAGAAGTCGCAGATCCCGGTGATCGCCGACATCCACTTCCAGCCCAAGTACGTGTTCCAGGCCATCGACGCCGGCTGTGCGGCCGTGCGTGTCAACCCGGGCAACATCAAGAAGTTCGACGACAAGGTCGCCGAGATCGCCAAGGCCGCCGGTGACGCCGGGACCCCGATCCGGATCGGCGTCAACGCCGGTTCGCTCGACAAGCGCCTGCTCGCCAAGTACGGCAAGGCCACCCCCGAGGCGCTGGTGGAGTCCGCGCTGTGGGAGTGCTCGCTGTTCGAGGAGCACGGCTTCCACGACATCAAGATCTCGGTCAAGCACAACGACCCGGTCGTGATGGTCAACGCCTACCGCCAGCTGTCGCAGGCCTGCGACTACCCGCTGCACCTGGGCGTCACCGAGGCCGGTCCGGCCTTCCAGGGCACCATCAAGTCCGCCGTGGCCTTCGGGGCCCTGCTGTCGGAGGGGATCGGCGACACCATCCGCGTGTCCCTGTCCGCCCCGCCCGCCGAGGAGGTCAAGGTCGGCGCGCAGATCCTGGAGTCCCTGGGCCTGCGCGAGCGCGGTCTGGAGATCGTCTCCTGCCCGAGCTGCGGCCGCGCCCAGGTGGATGTGTACACGCTCGCCGAGGAGGTCACCGCCGGGCTGGAGGGCCTGGAGGTGCCGCTGCGGGTGGCTGTCATGGGCTGCGTCGTCAACGGTCCGGGTGAGGCGCGTGAGGCCGACCTGGGCGTGGCCTCGGGCAACGGCAAGGGCCAGATCTTCGTCAAGGGCGAGGTCATCAAGACCGTCCCCGAGTCCAAGATCGTGGAGACCCTCATCGAGGAGGCCATGCGCATCGCCGAGGAGATGGGCGAGGCCGGTATCGAGGGCGAGCCCAGCGTCTCCGTGGCGAGCTGA
- a CDS encoding flavin monoamine oxidase family protein, producing the protein MTSAVPTAAGSAPATDTPANDRPLTMSGPDFPFAYDEFLAHPAGLGQVPAEHHGTEVAVIGGGLSGIVTAYELMKMGLKPVVYEADRIGGRLRTERLPGAPADVVAEMGAMRFPPTSTSFWHYSDRMGLTTSPFPNPLSAATPSTVVDLKGESHYATHLDDLPEVYREVARAWDQTLESVEHTRMQKAIRERDVATQKEIWNRLVEKLDNQTFYGFLCESPGFSSFRNREVFGQVGFGTGGWDTDFPNSILEILRVTYTGADDDHMGIVGGVDQLPLRLWEDAPDKLVHWAQGTSLAALHGGDPRPAVTALRRTAAKGNPAGNITVTDSSGSTRTYAAAVFTAQSWMMLSKIDCDDDLLPIDHWTAIERTHYMESSKLFVPVDRAFWRDKDPETGRDVMSMTLTDRMTRGTYLLEGEDPDGPAAICMSYTWCDDSLKWLPLSGNERLEVMLASLGKIYPGVDIRSHITGDPVTVSWEDEPYFMGAFKANLPGHYRYQRRLFTHFHQADLDERHRGLFLAGDDVSWTAGWAEGAVQTALNAVWGVMHHFGGQTDPSNPGPGDRFDELAPVTLPED; encoded by the coding sequence ATGACGTCTGCCGTGCCCACGGCCGCCGGTAGCGCGCCCGCTACCGACACCCCGGCCAACGACCGTCCGCTGACCATGTCCGGTCCCGACTTCCCGTTCGCCTACGACGAGTTCCTGGCGCACCCGGCCGGGCTGGGCCAGGTTCCGGCCGAGCACCACGGCACCGAGGTCGCGGTGATCGGTGGCGGTCTGTCCGGCATCGTCACCGCCTACGAGCTCATGAAGATGGGCCTCAAGCCGGTCGTGTACGAGGCCGACCGCATCGGCGGCCGCCTGCGCACCGAGCGCCTGCCCGGCGCCCCCGCCGACGTGGTCGCCGAGATGGGCGCGATGCGCTTCCCGCCGACCTCCACCTCCTTCTGGCACTACTCGGACCGGATGGGCCTGACCACCAGCCCCTTCCCGAACCCGCTCTCCGCGGCCACCCCGAGCACCGTCGTCGACCTCAAGGGCGAGTCGCACTACGCGACCCACCTGGACGACCTGCCCGAGGTCTACCGCGAGGTGGCGCGCGCCTGGGACCAGACCCTGGAGAGTGTCGAGCACACCCGCATGCAGAAGGCGATCCGCGAGCGCGACGTCGCCACCCAGAAGGAGATCTGGAACCGGCTGGTCGAGAAGCTGGACAACCAGACCTTCTACGGCTTCCTGTGTGAGTCCCCGGGCTTCTCCTCCTTCCGCAACCGCGAGGTCTTCGGCCAGGTGGGCTTCGGTACCGGAGGCTGGGACACCGACTTCCCCAACTCCATCCTGGAGATCCTGCGGGTCACCTACACCGGCGCGGACGACGACCACATGGGCATCGTCGGCGGTGTGGACCAGCTCCCGCTGCGCCTGTGGGAGGACGCCCCGGACAAGCTCGTGCACTGGGCGCAGGGCACCTCCCTGGCCGCGCTGCACGGCGGTGACCCGCGCCCGGCCGTGACCGCGCTGCGCCGGACCGCCGCCAAGGGGAACCCGGCGGGCAACATCACCGTCACCGACTCCTCCGGCTCGACCCGCACCTACGCGGCCGCGGTGTTCACGGCGCAGTCCTGGATGATGCTGTCCAAGATCGACTGCGACGACGACCTGCTGCCGATCGACCACTGGACGGCGATCGAGCGGACCCACTACATGGAGTCCTCCAAGCTGTTCGTCCCGGTGGACCGCGCGTTCTGGCGGGACAAGGACCCGGAGACCGGCCGCGACGTGATGAGCATGACGCTCACCGACCGGATGACCCGGGGCACCTACCTGCTGGAGGGTGAGGACCCGGACGGCCCCGCGGCGATCTGCATGTCCTACACCTGGTGCGACGACTCGCTCAAGTGGCTGCCGCTCTCGGGCAACGAGCGGCTGGAGGTCATGCTGGCCTCGCTCGGCAAGATCTACCCGGGCGTGGACATCCGCTCCCACATCACCGGCGATCCGGTCACCGTGTCCTGGGAGGACGAGCCCTACTTCATGGGCGCGTTCAAGGCCAACCTGCCGGGCCACTACCGGTACCAGCGCCGCCTGTTCACCCACTTCCACCAGGCGGACCTGGATGAGCGCCACCGCGGGCTGTTCCTCGCGGGCGACGACGTGTCCTGGACCGCCGGCTGGGCCGAGGGTGCGGTGCAGACCGCCCTGAACGCGGTGTGGGGCGTCATGCACCACTTCGGCGGCCAGACCGACCCGAGCAACCCGGGCCCGGGCGACCGCTTCGACGAACTGGCCCCGGTCACCCTCCCGGAGGACTAG
- a CDS encoding CocE/NonD family hydrolase, with product MIPVRTRPSPGARLRSLSCVAAAAVAVATLSPAPASAVTIASTISYETIVSHDGTELKAKVITPTGAEGPRPLLVMPSAWATPHILYVGAAKKLAEQSGYQVVAYSSRGFWDSGGGIEVAGPEDRADASAVIDWALENTEADADRIGMAGISYGGGISLLTAAEDDRVKAVGSMSGWADLEASLYPNETIDVQSAELLLLAGNLLGTPGEALKEMEREYRRGNIDPILEMAPDRSAATKVDQINANGTAVMMAHGWNDGMFPAAHIADFYEELSGDKRLMLTPGDHATPEAFGAVGLPNEVWEDLGRWFDHHLKGEDNGIDAEEPVRVKPNNGNGAWTSHADWPSVTAGTDEYYLDRPSTSWLRWQSSGAMEAEPATGWNYGFRTGIGTTARSGTVILSGALQQFFDVPTGVLLPTVDRYRAAVWTSPAYPDGVRVAGVPEVTFTVTPTTADQSVFVYLYAINAHGTGSLLSHAPYTLRDAVPGEPVTVETEMSSVVWDVPAGHRLAVVVDSRDLRYDSESRIGNRVTVTSPEENPTKVTIPLG from the coding sequence ATGATCCCTGTCCGTACGCGCCCCTCCCCCGGCGCGCGTCTTCGCTCCCTCTCCTGTGTGGCGGCGGCCGCCGTCGCGGTCGCCACCCTGTCCCCGGCGCCCGCCTCCGCGGTCACCATCGCATCGACCATCAGCTACGAGACGATCGTCAGCCATGACGGCACCGAGCTGAAGGCCAAGGTCATCACCCCCACCGGTGCCGAGGGACCGCGCCCGCTGCTGGTCATGCCCTCCGCCTGGGCGACCCCGCACATCCTGTACGTCGGAGCGGCCAAGAAACTGGCCGAGCAGTCCGGCTACCAGGTCGTCGCCTACTCCTCGCGCGGCTTCTGGGACTCCGGCGGCGGCATCGAGGTGGCCGGCCCCGAGGACCGGGCCGACGCCAGCGCCGTCATCGACTGGGCCCTGGAGAACACCGAGGCCGACGCCGACCGGATCGGTATGGCCGGCATCTCCTACGGCGGCGGGATCAGCCTGCTCACCGCAGCCGAGGACGACCGGGTCAAGGCGGTCGGCTCGATGAGCGGCTGGGCCGACCTGGAGGCCTCGCTCTACCCGAACGAGACCATCGACGTGCAGTCCGCCGAGCTGCTGCTCCTGGCCGGGAACCTGCTCGGCACCCCGGGCGAGGCGCTCAAGGAGATGGAGCGCGAGTACCGGCGCGGCAACATCGACCCCATCCTCGAGATGGCCCCGGACCGCTCGGCCGCCACCAAGGTGGACCAGATCAACGCCAACGGGACCGCCGTCATGATGGCGCACGGCTGGAACGACGGCATGTTCCCGGCCGCGCACATCGCCGACTTCTACGAGGAGCTGTCCGGCGACAAGCGGCTCATGCTCACCCCCGGCGACCACGCCACCCCCGAGGCGTTCGGCGCGGTCGGGCTGCCCAACGAGGTCTGGGAGGACCTGGGCCGCTGGTTCGACCACCACCTCAAGGGCGAGGACAACGGCATCGACGCCGAGGAGCCGGTGCGCGTCAAGCCCAACAACGGCAACGGCGCCTGGACCTCGCACGCGGACTGGCCGTCGGTGACCGCCGGGACCGACGAGTACTACCTGGACCGGCCCAGCACCAGCTGGCTCCGCTGGCAGAGCAGCGGCGCCATGGAGGCCGAGCCCGCGACCGGCTGGAACTACGGTTTCCGCACCGGCATCGGCACGACGGCGCGCAGCGGCACGGTGATTCTGTCCGGGGCGCTCCAGCAGTTCTTCGACGTGCCCACCGGAGTACTGCTGCCCACCGTGGACCGCTACCGGGCGGCGGTGTGGACCAGCCCCGCCTACCCCGACGGCGTCCGCGTGGCCGGTGTGCCCGAGGTGACGTTCACGGTCACGCCGACCACCGCCGACCAGTCGGTGTTCGTGTACCTGTACGCGATCAACGCCCACGGGACCGGCTCCCTGCTGAGCCACGCCCCCTACACGCTGCGCGACGCCGTCCCGGGTGAGCCGGTGACGGTGGAGACCGAGATGTCCTCGGTGGTGTGGGACGTCCCGGCCGGGCACCGGCTGGCCGTGGTGGTGGACAGCAGGGACCTGCGCTACGACAGCGAGAGCCGCATCGGCAACCGTGTCACGGTGACCTCGCCGGAGGAGAACCCGACGAAGGTGACGATCCCGCTCGGCTAG
- a CDS encoding carbon-nitrogen hydrolase family protein, with product MPTPLRVALDQGTGRSGDTASSLVRLRERARTAAAEGAELLITPEMSMTGYNIGERVAKLAEPADGPLFEAASRIAAESGVAIVYGFPELADGNVYNAVRLVDATGASRALYRKTHLFGDLDRNLFSAGDDLVVQADLGAHRIGFLVCYDVEFPEAVRAHALAGTTFLVVPTALMGPNTSVATLLAPARAMENQIHLAYVNRCDTEAELDYVGLSTLVGPDGTELLRAGPTEELLVGAVDPAATELSRAELSYLGDRRPELYPEPAAATRS from the coding sequence ATGCCCACACCACTGCGCGTGGCCCTCGACCAGGGCACGGGACGCAGCGGCGACACCGCCTCCTCCCTGGTCCGGCTCCGCGAGCGGGCCCGCACGGCCGCGGCCGAGGGCGCCGAGCTCCTGATCACCCCCGAGATGTCGATGACCGGCTACAACATCGGGGAACGGGTCGCGAAGCTGGCCGAGCCCGCCGACGGGCCGCTCTTCGAGGCGGCCTCCCGGATCGCCGCCGAGAGCGGCGTCGCGATCGTCTACGGCTTCCCTGAACTGGCCGACGGGAACGTCTACAACGCGGTGCGGCTCGTGGACGCCACGGGGGCCTCCCGCGCGCTCTACCGCAAGACCCACCTGTTCGGCGACCTGGACCGGAACCTGTTCAGCGCCGGTGACGACCTGGTCGTCCAAGCGGACCTCGGCGCCCACCGGATCGGCTTCCTCGTCTGCTACGACGTGGAGTTCCCCGAGGCCGTGCGCGCGCACGCGCTGGCCGGGACCACCTTCCTCGTCGTGCCCACCGCCCTGATGGGCCCGAACACCTCGGTGGCCACCCTCCTCGCCCCGGCCCGGGCCATGGAGAACCAGATCCACCTAGCCTACGTGAACCGCTGCGACACCGAGGCGGAGCTCGACTACGTGGGCCTGAGCACGCTGGTGGGCCCCGACGGCACCGAGCTGCTGCGGGCCGGGCCCACGGAGGAGCTACTGGTCGGCGCGGTCGACCCGGCCGCCACCGAGCTGTCCCGCGCTGAACTCTCCTACCTGGGTGACCGCCGCCCGGAGCTGTACCCCGAGCCCGCGGCCGCCACCCGCTCCTGA